In Raphanus sativus cultivar WK10039 chromosome 5, ASM80110v3, whole genome shotgun sequence, the following proteins share a genomic window:
- the LOC108831043 gene encoding bet1-like protein At4g14600, which translates to MASNPYRGGAAPYRSGDGLSTRTGTGSEEIQLRIDPMHSDLDDEITGLHGQVRQLKNIAQEIGSEAKFQREFLDELQMTLMRAQAGVKNNIRKLNLSIIQSGNNHIMHVVLFALFCFFILYLWSKMFKR; encoded by the exons ATGGCATCGAATCCTTACAGAGGCGGTGCGGCTCCGTACAGATCCGG AGATGGGCTTAGCACTAGAACCGGTACTGGGTCAGAGGAAATCCAGCTAAGGATTGATCCCATGCACTCTGACCTAGACGATGAGATCACTGGTCTCCATGGTCAAGTCAGGCAATTGAAAAAT ATTGCTCAAGAAATTGGGTCAGAAGCAAAGTTTCAGAGGGAGTTCTTAGATGAGCTG CAAATGACATTGATGAGAGCGCAAGCAGGAGTGAAGAACAATATACGGAAACTAAACTTGAGCATCATACAGAGTGGCAACAATCATATCATGCATGTGGTTCTTTTCGCGCTATTCTGCTTCTTTATCCTCTACCTGTGGTCCAAGATGTTCAAAAGATGA
- the LOC108831039 gene encoding ananain-like → MRLKVFKKNLEYIENFNNKGNQSYKLGVNEFTDLIDEEFLATHTGLNDISVTSPSVTMPPRNWNVSNLVGESKDWRKEGRRCNTCQKTRRMW, encoded by the coding sequence ATGAGACTTAAAGTATTCAAGAAAAACTTGGAATACATTGAGAACTTCAATAACAAGGGGAATCAAAGCTACAAACTTGGTGTCAACGAGTTCACGGATTTGATCGATGAAGAGTTTCTAGCCACCCACACCGGTCTCAATGATATTAGCGTAACTTCACCATCCGTAACGATGCCACCTAGGAATTGGAACGTCAGTAACCTCGTTGGTGAGAGCAAAGACTggaggaaggaaggaaggagatGTAACACCTGCCAAAAGACAAGAAGGATGTGGTAA